The Nitrospirota bacterium genome segment GAAAGCCCTGTTGTTCCCTCTTCAAGGAGATATTTAAACCGTCGATTAGTATCTGCGGCGCTGCCGAAACCTGAAAACTGCCGCATGGTCCATAACCGCTGACGGTACATTTCCGGGTGGATCCCGCGGGTAAAAGGGAAATTTCCAGGCGTTCCCAGGTTCCGTCCGGGAGACCATCCCTTCAGGTCTTCGGATGTGTAAATATTTTTAATTTTAGTTCCGGAAAGATTAGTAAACAACGGAGGTTTTTTCATCTTAAAAGCTCCCTGGCGATAACCACCTTTTGAATTTCAGAAGTCCCTTCATAAAGCGTTGTAATTCTCGCGTCCCGGTAAAACCGTTCGATATTGGTCTCTTTCGTATAGCCGTACCCTCCAAAAACCTGAAGGGCTTGATAAGCCGCCCGGTTGGCCATTTCGGATGCAAACCATTTGGCCATCGCGGCCTCAAGGGTCATCGGGAGACCTTTTTCCCGGTTACGGGCGGCTTTAAAAATCATGAGGCGGGCGGCGTCGATTCCAACTTTAATATCGGCGAGTATCCATTGAATCGCTTGAAAAGATGAGAGCGGCTGCTGAAATTGTTGTCTGGTTTTTGAATAAACAACCGCTTCATCCAGACAGCCCCTCGCAATCCCAAGAGCCTGCGAGGCGATTCCGATCCGTCCGCCGTCCAGGGTGGCAAGCGCGATTTTAAACCCATCATTTTCAACCCCGAGGAGGTTTTCTTCCGGAACTTCACAATTTTCAAAAAGCAATTCGGCGGTATCCGAGCTTCTTAACCCGAGTTTGTCTTCCAGTTTCCCGACCTTAAAACCCGGGAACTTTTTTTCAACCAGAAAAGCGGATATCCCTTTTTTTCCTTTTTCCGGGGCTGTTAATGCGTAAACAATAGCCAGATCCGCTTCTTTCCCGCTGGTAATAAAAACCTTGGTTCCGTTAATCAGGTAAAGGCCTCCTTTTTTTACGGCGGTTGTTTTCAGCGATCCCGCATCGGAGCCTGCTCCCGGTTCCGTGAGGGCATAGCAACCCAGGAGATCCCCTTTTGAAAGAGGCGATAGATATTTTCGTTTTTGGGCTTCATTTCCAAATCGTTGGATAGGCTCGCAAACAAGGGAATTATTGACGGTCATAATGACGCTTAACGCCGCCCACGCAGAAGAAATTTCCTCCATAACAAGAACATAGGAAATCATATCCATCCCGCTTCCGCCATGTTCGGGAGGCATGAAGGCGCCCATCAAACCTAATTCGGACATCTTTTCTACCAATCCACGAGGAAAGGTTCCTTCCCGATCCATCCGGGCGGCAACCGGCTTGACCTCTTTTTTGACAAACTGCCGGACCATTTCCAGGATCATCTGTTGTTCAGAATTTAATTTGAAGTCCATTTGGGCCCGCCCTGTTTATTCTTTTGGATAGATATAAAAACCGCGTCCGGTTTTTTTCCCGTGCCAGCCGGCTTCCACATATTTTTTTAGGATCGGGCAAGGACGGTATTTAGGGTCTCCGAATTCTTTATGCAAGACCTCGCAGATATCGAGGCAGATGTCGAGGCCGATCAGGTCGGCAAGTTCCAGCGGACCCATTGGGAAATGGGCTCCTGATTTCATCGCCTGGTCGATGGCTTCGGCTGTTCCGGTTCGGTCCATCAAAGCAAAAGCCGCCTCATTGATCATCGGCATCAAAATCCGATTGACGATAAAACCGGGAGAGTCATTCGCCTCAACAACCTTTTTTCCCATTTGTCCGGCTAAATGAACGGTCGTCTGTTTTGTTGCTGAAGAGGTGTGACAGCCTGAAATGACCTCCACCAGTTCCATCACAGGAGCCGGATTCATGAAATGCATCCCGATGACCCTGTCGGGCCGTTGGGTTGCGGAGGCAAGCCGGGTGATCGGAATTGAGGAGGTGTTCGAAGCCAGGATGACGGAAGAAGGGAGAAGGGAATCGAGTTCACTAAAGATCTTTTTCTTGGCTCTTTCATCTTCTGCCGCCGCTTCGATAATAAAATGAGAAGTTTTAAATTGATCAA includes the following:
- a CDS encoding 3-hydroxybutyryl-CoA dehydrogenase (converts (S)-3-hydroxybutanoyl-CoA to 3-acetoacetyl-CoA), with amino-acid sequence MVHKIKTIGIIGAGRMGTGIAQVGLMHHFEVLIFDSSRKNLENGLKVIRAGLEKAVNKGTLTAKAKGEVLPRLKKALSLDQFKTSHFIIEAAAEDERAKKKIFSELDSLLPSSVILASNTSSIPITRLASATQRPDRVIGMHFMNPAPVMELVEVISGCHTSSATKQTTVHLAGQMGKKVVEANDSPGFIVNRILMPMINEAAFALMDRTGTAEAIDQAMKSGAHFPMGPLELADLIGLDICLDICEVLHKEFGDPKYRPCPILKKYVEAGWHGKKTGRGFYIYPKE
- a CDS encoding acyl-CoA dehydrogenase, whose translation is MDFKLNSEQQMILEMVRQFVKKEVKPVAARMDREGTFPRGLVEKMSELGLMGAFMPPEHGGSGMDMISYVLVMEEISSAWAALSVIMTVNNSLVCEPIQRFGNEAQKRKYLSPLSKGDLLGCYALTEPGAGSDAGSLKTTAVKKGGLYLINGTKVFITSGKEADLAIVYALTAPEKGKKGISAFLVEKKFPGFKVGKLEDKLGLRSSDTAELLFENCEVPEENLLGVENDGFKIALATLDGGRIGIASQALGIARGCLDEAVVYSKTRQQFQQPLSSFQAIQWILADIKVGIDAARLMIFKAARNREKGLPMTLEAAMAKWFASEMANRAAYQALQVFGGYGYTKETNIERFYRDARITTLYEGTSEIQKVVIARELLR